One region of Thermodesulfobacteriota bacterium genomic DNA includes:
- the gmd gene encoding GDP-mannose 4,6-dehydratase — translation MAKKALITGMRGQDGAYLAKLLLEKGYEVYGADRRSANADPWRLRELGIEGEVRTMHIDLLEFTNIMNSVKSLQPDEIYNLAAQSFVKASFEQPSVTTEINAVGTLRMLETVKNFAPHARFYQASSSEMFGKVRAVPQDETTPFYPRSPYATSKLFAHWTTVNYREAYGLFCCSGILFNHESPLRGIEFVTRKITDAVARIKNGMQEGLVLGNLDARRDWGYAGEYVEAMWLMLQREKPDDYVVATGETHSVREFVEFAFKTVGIGIAWEGDGAETTGMDRKTGKPLVSVSPEFYRPAEVDLLCGNPEKAAKELGWEARTGFEELVRMMVEADLRRVERDR, via the coding sequence ATGGCAAAGAAAGCGCTAATAACGGGCATGCGGGGGCAGGACGGTGCGTACCTGGCGAAGCTGCTCCTTGAAAAGGGCTACGAAGTATACGGGGCGGACAGGAGGAGCGCCAACGCCGACCCCTGGAGGCTCAGGGAACTAGGCATAGAAGGCGAAGTTCGGACCATGCATATAGACCTGCTGGAGTTTACGAACATAATGAACAGCGTAAAGTCCCTGCAACCCGACGAGATTTACAACCTGGCGGCCCAGAGCTTCGTCAAGGCGTCCTTCGAGCAGCCTTCCGTGACGACGGAGATAAACGCGGTGGGCACGTTGAGAATGCTCGAGACGGTCAAGAACTTCGCCCCTCATGCCAGATTTTACCAGGCCTCGTCCTCCGAAATGTTCGGCAAGGTCCGGGCCGTGCCCCAGGACGAAACCACCCCGTTTTACCCGAGGAGCCCCTACGCGACCTCAAAACTCTTTGCCCACTGGACGACCGTAAACTACAGGGAGGCGTACGGCTTGTTCTGCTGCTCGGGCATACTCTTCAACCACGAGTCCCCTTTAAGGGGAATAGAGTTCGTTACGCGCAAGATAACGGACGCTGTGGCAAGGATCAAGAACGGAATGCAGGAGGGTCTCGTCCTGGGCAACCTCGACGCCAGGAGGGACTGGGGGTACGCCGGGGAGTACGTGGAGGCCATGTGGCTTATGCTGCAGCGGGAAAAGCCCGATGACTACGTGGTCGCAACGGGCGAGACGCACAGCGTGAGGGAGTTCGTAGAATTCGCGTTCAAGACGGTGGGGATCGGTATCGCATGGGAAGGCGACGGGGCCGAGACCACCGGCATGGACCGGAAGACCGGCAAGCCGCTCGTTAGCGTATCCCCTGAATTCTACCGGCCCGCGGAGGTCGACCTGCTTTGCGGCAATCCGGAAAAGGCCGCAAAAGAACTGGGCTGGGAAGCCA
- a CDS encoding glycosyltransferase family 2 protein, with protein NDIDLCLKIREKGYLVVFTPHAELYHYEHKTRGQYDTPEKLKIYERELEHFRNKWGYVLKNGDPYYNPNLTLEREDFSVGV; from the coding sequence ATAATGACATAGACCTGTGCTTGAAGATAAGAGAAAAGGGATACCTGGTGGTTTTCACCCCCCATGCCGAACTCTATCATTATGAGCACAAGACGCGAGGGCAGTATGATACTCCGGAAAAACTAAAAATATATGAGAGGGAGTTGGAACACTTCCGCAATAAATGGGGTTACGTTCTAAAAAACGGAGACCCTTATTACAATCCAAACTTGACCCTTGAAAGGGAAGATTTTTCAGTAGGGGTCTGA